A DNA window from Sporosarcina sp. ANT_H38 contains the following coding sequences:
- the folD gene encoding bifunctional methylenetetrahydrofolate dehydrogenase/methenyltetrahydrofolate cyclohydrolase FolD: MTGKLIDGIAIGKEIREEIKERVTALKEQGCQPWLAVVLVGENQASRTYVRNKQKSSLEVGMKSELIELPITVSEKELLDHVTRLNNDDSIHGILVQLPLPDHIDENLVIRAIDPTKDVDGFHPENVGKMIIGQEAFLSCTPYGIIKLLERTGTEISGQHAVIVGRSNIVGKPMGQLLLQRDATVTYCHSKTKDLVSFTKQADILIVAIGKTKFITDEHIKEGAVVIDVGMNRDENGKLCGDVDFESAKTKASAITPVPGGVGPMTITMLLKNTLQSAEKASTEIRYSQQL; this comes from the coding sequence ATGACTGGAAAACTGATTGATGGAATAGCAATCGGTAAAGAAATCAGGGAAGAAATCAAGGAAAGAGTTACCGCGTTGAAAGAACAAGGTTGTCAACCGTGGCTCGCAGTCGTCCTTGTCGGCGAGAATCAGGCTTCCCGTACATATGTAAGGAATAAGCAGAAGTCGAGTTTGGAAGTTGGCATGAAATCTGAACTGATTGAACTTCCAATCACCGTATCTGAAAAGGAGTTACTCGACCATGTCACGCGGTTGAATAATGATGATTCGATTCACGGCATTCTTGTTCAGCTTCCATTACCTGACCACATCGACGAAAACCTTGTCATCCGTGCAATTGATCCGACAAAAGACGTAGATGGATTCCACCCAGAAAATGTAGGGAAAATGATTATTGGTCAAGAGGCATTCCTATCATGTACCCCGTACGGTATCATCAAATTGCTCGAAAGGACAGGTACTGAAATCAGTGGTCAGCATGCTGTTATCGTTGGACGCAGCAATATTGTCGGGAAACCGATGGGCCAATTGCTGTTGCAGCGTGATGCCACAGTCACGTACTGTCACTCTAAAACGAAGGATTTAGTCTCATTTACAAAACAGGCTGATATTCTAATTGTCGCAATAGGCAAGACAAAGTTCATTACAGATGAGCATATTAAAGAAGGTGCTGTCGTGATAGATGTCGGCATGAACCGCGATGAGAACGGTAAATTATGCGGAGACGTCGATTTCGAATCGGCAAAAACAAAAGCTTCGGCTATTACACCGGTTCCTGGTGGGGTAGGTCCTATGACGATTACGATGTTACTGAAAAATACACTTCAAAGTGCAGAAAAAGCTTCTACAGAAATAAGATACTCTCAACAACTATAA
- a CDS encoding exodeoxyribonuclease VII small subunit → MGTEPIRFEEAMLNLEEVVQKLETGDVPLEDAITLYKKGMELSAYCHGKLQDAEKQLISIIDKDGNKSEFDPAKGTDSNA, encoded by the coding sequence TTGGGAACAGAACCAATCCGCTTTGAAGAAGCGATGCTTAACTTAGAGGAAGTTGTCCAGAAGCTAGAAACAGGGGACGTACCACTTGAAGACGCCATAACTCTTTACAAAAAAGGGATGGAATTGTCTGCTTATTGCCATGGGAAATTACAGGATGCTGAAAAACAGCTCATTTCTATTATCGATAAAGACGGCAACAAGTCAGAGTTTGACCCAGCTAAAGGTACCGATTCGAATGCATAA
- a CDS encoding polyprenyl synthetase family protein produces the protein MHKELQEFIAKKMPIIDAKLNSLLGSANVSETLKSSMAYSINAGGKRIRPLLVLATLDDLGAQSDDALTIACAVELLHTYSLIHDDLPCMDDDDFRRGKPTNHIVYGEAVAVLAGDALQTLAFGSLTHLVDTSAQDTLRIIRLLSDASGATGMVGGQMLDIEGETKKLSLSELETIHVNKTGALLSFCIGAGAILAGLDEEKSAKLKDFAYHIGLAFQIQDDILDITSTTEELGKTVGSDAISEKSTYPSLLGLEGAMAGLAKHHQSARDSLAFLESEHSLLGMFADYIVERKS, from the coding sequence ATGCATAAGGAACTACAAGAATTTATCGCAAAAAAGATGCCAATTATCGATGCTAAACTGAATAGCCTACTAGGGTCTGCGAATGTATCTGAAACATTGAAGTCCTCAATGGCCTATTCAATCAATGCCGGTGGTAAACGGATCCGGCCACTCCTTGTCCTTGCCACGCTCGACGACTTAGGTGCCCAATCAGATGATGCCTTGACGATAGCTTGTGCTGTGGAATTGTTGCATACGTATTCCCTTATCCACGATGATTTGCCTTGTATGGATGATGACGATTTTAGGCGCGGTAAACCAACGAATCATATCGTTTACGGGGAAGCGGTTGCTGTTCTTGCAGGGGATGCGCTACAAACCTTGGCATTCGGAAGCTTAACTCATTTAGTAGATACATCTGCGCAAGATACTCTTCGAATCATCCGATTGCTGTCGGACGCTTCTGGGGCAACCGGAATGGTCGGCGGACAAATGCTTGATATTGAAGGCGAGACTAAAAAACTGTCTCTATCCGAACTCGAAACGATACATGTTAATAAAACAGGGGCTCTATTGTCATTTTGTATCGGAGCCGGAGCAATACTAGCAGGGCTAGATGAAGAAAAATCGGCGAAGTTGAAAGACTTTGCGTACCATATTGGACTCGCTTTTCAAATACAGGACGATATTCTAGATATCACGTCTACTACAGAAGAACTTGGAAAGACTGTAGGGAGCGATGCGATAAGTGAGAAGTCTACGTATCCATCACTACTTGGTCTGGAAGGTGCAATGGCAGGTCTTGCAAAACATCACCAATCTGCAAGAGACTCACTCGCGTTTTTAGAATCGGAGCATTCACTTCTTGGAATGTTCGCTGATTACATAGTAGAACGAAAATCATGA
- a CDS encoding TlyA family RNA methyltransferase produces the protein MTNRIPKERVDVLLVARGLFETREQAKRSIMAGIIFTAETRLDKPGEKIFADAPLVVKGSKLKYVSRGGLKLEKALEQFDANVTDKIVLDIGSSTGGFTDCALQNGASHCYALDVGYNQLAWKIRQDPRVTVMERTNFRHATPEIFTEGIPQFATIDVSFISLTLILPALKRIIADGGDVMVLVKPQFEAGKGKVGKKGVVREKSIHLEVLKKISDASIKEGFSLRGISYSPVTGGEGNIEFLFHLTSEDDALTSFDDVSFDNLVEEAYKELQ, from the coding sequence ATGACAAATCGTATACCGAAAGAACGGGTAGATGTCCTCCTGGTTGCGCGAGGTCTCTTTGAAACAAGGGAACAAGCAAAGCGCTCCATAATGGCGGGCATCATCTTTACCGCTGAAACAAGACTAGATAAACCAGGTGAAAAAATATTTGCAGATGCACCGCTTGTTGTCAAAGGTTCGAAACTGAAATATGTCAGTCGGGGTGGCTTGAAGCTTGAAAAAGCGCTTGAGCAGTTTGACGCCAATGTCACTGACAAAATTGTGCTGGATATCGGATCATCAACGGGTGGTTTCACAGATTGCGCCCTTCAAAATGGTGCATCTCATTGCTATGCACTTGATGTCGGGTACAATCAGCTGGCGTGGAAAATACGTCAGGATCCACGCGTAACTGTGATGGAAAGAACAAACTTTAGACATGCTACACCGGAGATTTTCACCGAAGGTATACCGCAATTTGCTACAATCGATGTATCTTTTATATCATTGACGCTTATCCTACCTGCATTAAAGCGCATTATTGCGGACGGCGGCGATGTCATGGTCCTTGTAAAGCCGCAATTTGAGGCAGGGAAAGGGAAAGTGGGGAAAAAAGGTGTTGTAAGGGAGAAATCCATTCACCTTGAAGTTTTAAAGAAAATTTCTGATGCATCCATAAAAGAGGGATTCAGTCTACGCGGAATTTCATATTCTCCCGTCACTGGCGGAGAAGGAAATATTGAGTTTCTGTTCCACTTGACTTCTGAAGACGATGCTTTGACATCATTTGACGATGTTTCATTTGACAACCTTGTCGAAGAAGCCTACAAGGAACTGCAATAG
- a CDS encoding stage III sporulation protein AE, whose amino-acid sequence MNSFIESILGTVLSSFVIIIIATFMALLVDFLFPSFAKWTRMVLIFIVVTVVLQPAFEHLALISDIAQSITTMFISIYPILTASMIAAGGAFSMLNFQPAMLLFANGAIVLTEKVLIPLLTAALILDLVSRILPAVPFTKMADLIRTTLLGTVSAVVAAYSIFITVGGTMSWALTGLASEPIKELIRQNVPLIGSFMTESMGTIGRYSSGASVFAGGWLISAIWTVALIPSFKTLLTAFFYRWTAALIEPFANEDITGILDDIGRTLFVLCAISFLIAFAFIYTALFSIILVKLITTMK is encoded by the coding sequence ATGAATTCCTTTATAGAATCGATACTCGGAACCGTATTGTCAAGCTTTGTCATCATTATCATTGCAACATTTATGGCATTGTTAGTGGATTTCTTGTTCCCTTCGTTTGCAAAATGGACGAGGATGGTTCTGATTTTTATTGTCGTAACGGTCGTATTGCAACCAGCGTTTGAACATTTGGCACTCATCAGTGATATTGCACAATCGATAACAACGATGTTCATTTCAATTTATCCAATATTGACTGCGAGCATGATTGCTGCTGGTGGAGCATTCAGCATGCTGAACTTTCAGCCGGCAATGCTGTTGTTTGCGAATGGTGCAATTGTTCTCACGGAAAAAGTACTCATACCACTTTTAACAGCAGCACTTATTCTAGATCTCGTATCTAGGATACTCCCAGCCGTACCGTTTACAAAAATGGCGGATTTGATTCGGACGACCCTTCTAGGAACGGTTTCAGCTGTCGTAGCAGCTTATTCTATCTTTATAACTGTAGGAGGCACGATGTCCTGGGCGCTTACGGGGTTAGCAAGCGAACCTATTAAAGAGCTAATACGCCAAAATGTCCCTCTTATTGGTTCATTTATGACCGAAAGTATGGGGACGATTGGACGTTATTCGTCGGGTGCCAGTGTTTTCGCTGGAGGTTGGCTCATATCTGCAATTTGGACTGTTGCACTCATTCCGTCGTTTAAAACGCTGCTTACAGCGTTTTTCTACAGATGGACTGCAGCACTCATCGAACCATTTGCAAACGAGGATATTACAGGGATATTGGATGATATAGGGAGAACATTATTCGTGTTATGTGCTATTTCTTTTCTAATTGCTTTTGCGTTTATCTATACTGCGCTTTTTTCCATAATTCTTGTGAAGCTGATTACTACGATGAAATGA
- the nusB gene encoding transcription antitermination factor NusB, which yields MKRREAREKAVQTLFQLDNSELSVDEAINYIIEEPVNRFYEQLVRGTVQNKEAIDEVLKGKLEHWSLDRLPKIERTVLRIAVYELLFNEEVPHRVVLNEAIELCKVFGDEKSGRFVNGVLSKFEEQ from the coding sequence ATGAAACGAAGAGAAGCACGTGAAAAAGCAGTACAAACCCTTTTTCAACTTGATAATTCAGAACTGAGTGTAGATGAGGCTATCAACTACATTATTGAAGAACCGGTAAACCGCTTCTACGAACAGCTTGTACGGGGAACTGTGCAAAATAAAGAAGCGATTGATGAGGTCCTCAAAGGAAAACTGGAGCATTGGTCATTGGACCGTCTTCCGAAAATAGAACGGACCGTTTTGAGAATCGCAGTTTATGAACTGCTGTTCAATGAGGAAGTACCACATCGAGTGGTCTTGAATGAGGCAATCGAGCTATGTAAAGTATTCGGTGATGAAAAATCAGGTCGTTTTGTAAACGGTGTACTATCAAAGTTTGAAGAACAATAA
- a CDS encoding SpoIIIAH-like family protein, whose protein sequence is MRTNKRTVWFLTLLSLVAVISIYYIKEKSPMPFDGINIFKDTENSVEIVEKTGDSEKTAPVFAEAYVFEEMRMEVRNVRSKLGEQLMAKMLSSETTAEEKTKVFDEMGQLTKQESAEALMELEIKAMGYPEAFVYNEDGEVKITVLSSEGHSAKMAEEITHYVKTSWKDAKKVTVAFTGDAE, encoded by the coding sequence ATGAGAACGAATAAAAGAACAGTATGGTTTTTAACATTGCTCAGCTTAGTGGCGGTTATTTCCATCTATTACATCAAGGAAAAATCACCTATGCCATTCGATGGGATTAACATTTTCAAAGACACGGAAAACTCTGTTGAAATAGTAGAGAAAACAGGCGACTCAGAAAAAACGGCACCTGTCTTCGCTGAAGCGTATGTATTTGAAGAAATGCGGATGGAGGTCCGCAATGTACGGAGCAAATTGGGAGAGCAATTGATGGCTAAAATGTTATCGTCCGAAACTACAGCTGAAGAAAAAACCAAGGTGTTCGATGAGATGGGCCAGCTGACTAAACAGGAATCAGCAGAGGCGCTTATGGAATTAGAAATTAAAGCAATGGGGTATCCTGAAGCATTTGTATACAATGAAGATGGTGAAGTGAAAATCACTGTATTATCCTCTGAAGGACATTCGGCAAAAATGGCAGAAGAAATTACACATTACGTCAAGACGAGTTGGAAAGACGCAAAAAAAGTGACTGTCGCTTTTACTGGTGACGCTGAATGA
- the xseA gene encoding exodeoxyribonuclease VII large subunit, giving the protein MAGDPHLSVQALTKYIKRKFDADPHLRNVFVKGELSNVKSHPSGHIYFTLKDEKSRIQSAMFRSSASSLKFKPENGMNVLITGDVTVFETSGNYQLYAQSMQPDGIGALYLAFEQLKESLGKEGLFDTRWKRPLPSFPTKIGVVTAQSGAAIQDICSTIERRYPLAEIILFPAIVQGPQAAPSIVKSIEQADTYGTIDVLIVGRGGGSIEDLWAFNEESVARAIFSCKIPVISAVGHETDTTIADFVSDRRAPTPTAAAEMAVPARDELFERLLDRKRVIYNALSNQIKNERKRLTSLQTSYPLQFPERLYRPFTERLIGLEGRLFRSGQDITGYRLSQHQRLNSLLASFSPEQRIKEGHRNVAALTDRLTRGVHQDVRMRSDRFHASVRMLKALNPLTIMERGYSIVYQNDEVANSAKALEVGGNIQIRLQDGVAEATVQTITMNAGEEI; this is encoded by the coding sequence TTGGCCGGAGACCCACACTTGTCTGTACAAGCATTAACTAAATATATCAAACGAAAGTTCGATGCAGATCCCCATTTACGCAATGTTTTTGTTAAAGGGGAACTGTCGAATGTAAAAAGTCATCCGAGCGGACATATTTATTTCACCTTGAAAGATGAAAAAAGTAGGATCCAGTCAGCGATGTTCCGTTCAAGTGCATCAAGTCTCAAGTTTAAGCCTGAAAATGGCATGAACGTACTCATTACAGGCGATGTGACAGTTTTCGAAACAAGCGGAAATTATCAATTATATGCCCAATCAATGCAACCCGATGGTATCGGTGCGCTTTATCTCGCATTTGAGCAATTGAAGGAAAGTTTAGGGAAAGAAGGTCTATTCGATACACGCTGGAAAAGACCATTACCTTCGTTTCCAACTAAAATCGGTGTAGTTACGGCGCAATCAGGTGCTGCAATTCAAGATATATGTTCAACAATTGAAAGGCGTTATCCACTTGCAGAAATCATTTTATTTCCTGCGATTGTTCAGGGGCCGCAAGCAGCACCTTCTATCGTTAAGTCAATCGAACAGGCAGATACATATGGCACTATCGATGTTCTCATCGTTGGACGTGGTGGAGGTTCAATTGAAGACCTGTGGGCGTTTAATGAAGAATCTGTAGCACGTGCAATCTTTTCTTGTAAAATTCCAGTTATAAGCGCTGTCGGACATGAAACCGACACGACAATTGCTGATTTTGTCTCGGATAGACGGGCGCCTACACCGACAGCTGCCGCTGAAATGGCAGTACCAGCTCGCGACGAGTTATTTGAAAGGCTGTTGGATCGAAAACGTGTCATCTATAATGCCCTTTCCAATCAAATAAAAAACGAACGCAAACGTTTGACAAGTTTACAAACATCCTATCCACTTCAATTCCCGGAGCGTCTTTATCGTCCTTTCACAGAAAGATTAATTGGACTGGAAGGAAGACTCTTCCGAAGTGGACAAGATATTACAGGATATCGTTTATCTCAGCACCAAAGATTAAACAGCCTGCTTGCCTCTTTCTCGCCAGAACAGCGAATTAAAGAAGGACATCGGAATGTAGCGGCACTTACGGACCGTCTAACAAGGGGAGTTCATCAAGATGTCCGTATGAGGAGTGACCGTTTCCATGCATCCGTACGCATGCTGAAGGCGCTTAATCCACTTACTATTATGGAACGCGGATATTCGATTGTTTATCAGAATGACGAAGTTGCCAATTCTGCCAAAGCACTAGAGGTTGGAGGAAACATCCAAATACGTTTGCAAGACGGAGTCGCAGAAGCGACGGTCCAAACGATTACAATGAATGCAGGGGAGGAAATTTAA
- the accB gene encoding acetyl-CoA carboxylase biotin carboxyl carrier protein, producing MLKIQEIREIIKLIDQSSIEKFTYESDGAKLVLKKGSGSAQAVAAATVVEQVQPVQQEVSALQVQKTEEVIAPQQETPAAPVAVTQTEDPSLYKIISPMVGTFYSSSAPDVAAYVQKGDSVKAEAIVCIVEAMKLFNEVEAEVSGEIVEILVKDGQLVEYGQPLFLVRSN from the coding sequence ATGCTTAAAATCCAAGAAATCCGTGAAATCATTAAACTAATTGATCAATCTTCAATTGAAAAATTCACTTATGAATCTGATGGTGCAAAACTCGTATTGAAAAAAGGTAGTGGTAGTGCACAGGCAGTAGCAGCTGCAACTGTTGTAGAACAAGTACAACCTGTTCAGCAGGAAGTTTCCGCTTTGCAAGTTCAGAAAACTGAAGAAGTAATTGCACCTCAACAAGAAACACCCGCTGCACCTGTTGCTGTAACACAGACGGAAGATCCATCGCTGTACAAAATCATTTCACCAATGGTTGGGACGTTCTATTCATCATCTGCCCCCGATGTAGCAGCTTATGTACAAAAAGGAGATAGCGTGAAGGCAGAAGCGATCGTATGTATCGTAGAAGCAATGAAGCTATTCAATGAAGTTGAAGCGGAAGTTTCAGGGGAAATCGTCGAGATTCTCGTAAAAGACGGGCAACTCGTTGAATACGGACAGCCTCTCTTCCTTGTAAGATCTAATTAA
- a CDS encoding Asp23/Gls24 family envelope stress response protein translates to MTDKTIPTFVGMASAGNGELGRVQLAPEVLEVIIGIATTEVKGVANTRGNFATGVAEKFGKVNHGKGVKTEWTEDGLTIDVYCVVEYGYSLPAIAVDIQQQIRHAIFNMTSLETKEVNVHITGIQSEAGAETV, encoded by the coding sequence ATGACTGACAAAACAATTCCAACATTCGTCGGGATGGCTTCGGCGGGGAATGGTGAGCTCGGCCGTGTCCAGCTTGCTCCCGAAGTTCTTGAAGTGATTATCGGAATTGCGACGACGGAAGTAAAAGGCGTCGCGAATACAAGAGGAAACTTTGCCACGGGGGTTGCGGAAAAGTTCGGTAAAGTGAACCATGGTAAAGGGGTCAAAACGGAATGGACTGAAGATGGCTTGACGATTGACGTATATTGCGTTGTCGAATATGGCTATTCACTACCTGCCATTGCCGTGGATATCCAACAGCAAATTCGTCATGCGATATTCAACATGACTTCCCTTGAAACGAAAGAAGTTAATGTCCATATTACAGGGATTCAGTCTGAGGCTGGAGCGGAAACGGTATGA
- the accC gene encoding acetyl-CoA carboxylase biotin carboxylase subunit: protein MKKVLIANRGEIAVRIIRACKELGMKTVAVYSEADQDALHVELADEAYCVGPKLSKDSYLNFSNIISVAKLTGCDGIHPGYGFLAENASFAELCEEVNIEFIGPTSDNISRMGTKDVARETMREAGVPIVPGSTGIVADEQDGLRIAEEIGFPVIIKATAGGGGKGIRVARDAEELINGIKITQKEAAAAFGNPGVYIEKFIEVFRHIEVQILADKYGNTIHLGERDCSIQRRMQKLVEEGPSPALTPELRLAVGEAAVKAAEAVNYEGAGTVEFIFDHINQKFYFMEMNTRIQVEHTITEMITGIDLVQQQLKIASGEKLAYRQEDIKINGWSIECRINAENPMKNFMPSPGKVTMYMPPGGFGVRVDSAMYTGYSIPPFYDSMVAKLIVHADTREEAVARMKRALDEFIIEGVETTIPFHLKLMDNEVFKSGDFDTKFLEKYKIMD, encoded by the coding sequence ATGAAAAAAGTTTTAATAGCTAACCGTGGCGAAATTGCCGTACGTATCATCAGGGCTTGTAAAGAACTTGGCATGAAAACGGTCGCGGTTTATTCAGAAGCTGATCAGGATGCCCTACACGTCGAATTAGCAGATGAAGCTTATTGCGTCGGTCCAAAATTATCTAAAGACAGCTACTTAAACTTTTCAAATATCATCAGTGTTGCAAAACTAACTGGTTGCGATGGAATTCATCCGGGATATGGTTTCCTAGCAGAAAATGCGAGTTTCGCCGAACTATGTGAAGAGGTCAATATCGAATTTATCGGTCCTACTTCGGACAATATCTCACGGATGGGTACGAAAGATGTAGCACGTGAAACAATGCGAGAAGCGGGTGTACCAATTGTTCCAGGTTCTACTGGAATCGTTGCTGATGAACAAGATGGTCTCCGAATTGCTGAAGAAATCGGTTTTCCAGTTATCATCAAAGCCACAGCTGGCGGTGGCGGTAAAGGAATTCGTGTTGCAAGGGATGCTGAAGAGTTAATCAATGGAATCAAAATCACTCAAAAAGAGGCTGCAGCTGCTTTTGGCAATCCTGGTGTCTACATTGAGAAGTTTATTGAAGTATTCCGTCATATCGAAGTTCAAATACTCGCTGACAAATACGGCAACACAATCCATTTAGGCGAACGTGACTGTTCGATCCAGCGCAGGATGCAAAAGCTTGTTGAAGAAGGGCCATCACCTGCTCTGACACCTGAACTGAGATTGGCAGTAGGAGAAGCGGCAGTTAAAGCGGCAGAAGCCGTCAATTATGAGGGTGCCGGAACAGTTGAATTCATTTTCGATCATATCAATCAAAAATTCTACTTCATGGAAATGAATACGCGAATCCAAGTAGAACACACGATTACAGAAATGATTACAGGAATTGATTTGGTCCAACAACAACTAAAAATCGCATCGGGTGAGAAGTTGGCCTATCGTCAAGAAGATATAAAAATCAATGGCTGGTCAATCGAATGCCGCATCAACGCTGAAAACCCGATGAAAAACTTTATGCCTTCACCGGGGAAAGTAACCATGTACATGCCTCCAGGTGGCTTTGGTGTTCGTGTAGATTCGGCAATGTATACAGGCTATTCAATCCCTCCATTTTACGATTCAATGGTTGCGAAACTCATTGTACATGCGGATACAAGGGAAGAAGCGGTAGCTAGGATGAAACGGGCACTTGATGAATTTATCATCGAAGGTGTCGAGACAACTATACCGTTCCACTTGAAGCTTATGGACAATGAAGTCTTTAAATCAGGAGATTTCGATACGAAATTTCTTGAAAAATACAAGATTATGGACTGA
- the dxs gene encoding 1-deoxy-D-xylulose-5-phosphate synthase, protein MELTEISSPSFIKKLEKEQMAGLAEEIRKFLIEKLSVTGGHIGPNLGVVELTIALHRHFDSPTDKIIWDVGHQAYVHKILTGRAVDFDSLRQYKGLCGFPKRIESDHDVWETGHSSTSLSAAMGMAAARDIKGDSNYVIPVIGDGALTGGMALEALNHIGHAKTNMIVILNDNEMSIAPNVGALHAVLGKLRTAGKYNSAKDELEYILKKIPAVGGKLATAAERVKDSLKYLLVSGVFFEELGFTYLGPIDGHDFNDLERNIQYAKKMDGPVLLHVITKKGKGYSPAEDDKIGTWHGTGPYKIETGDFVKSSSVAPSWSGLVAGTVQKIAREDRRIVAITPAMPVGSKLESFAAEFPDRFFDVGIAEQHATTMAAGLATQGMKPFLAIYSTFMQRAYDQMLHDISRQNLNVFIGIDRAGLVGADGETHQGVFDIAFLRHMPNLVIMMPKDENEGQHMVKTALDYDEGPIVMRYPRGNGLGVTMDETLRPIPIGSWEVLREGHDGVILTFGTTIPMALEAANILFTKGIHVKVINARFIKPLDTAMLDMIFATGMPVITVEEAVLAGGFGSAVLEYAHDTLQTIVPIRRMGIPDQFIEHGNVDELLAEIGMTAGHLVENMESFIKMQEVEREQV, encoded by the coding sequence ATGGAACTCACTGAAATTTCAAGTCCATCTTTTATTAAGAAACTCGAAAAGGAACAGATGGCAGGATTAGCAGAAGAAATTCGGAAATTTCTTATTGAGAAGTTATCTGTTACTGGCGGCCATATCGGCCCGAATCTCGGAGTAGTTGAACTGACAATTGCATTACATCGGCATTTTGATAGTCCTACTGATAAAATCATTTGGGATGTGGGGCATCAGGCATACGTCCATAAAATTTTAACAGGGCGTGCTGTAGACTTTGATTCGCTTAGACAATACAAAGGTTTATGCGGATTCCCGAAACGAATTGAAAGCGATCATGATGTGTGGGAAACAGGTCACAGTTCTACCTCCCTTTCGGCAGCTATGGGCATGGCGGCTGCACGGGACATCAAGGGTGATTCAAACTATGTAATACCAGTCATCGGAGACGGTGCGCTAACAGGCGGTATGGCACTTGAAGCACTTAATCATATCGGTCATGCGAAAACGAACATGATTGTTATTTTGAATGACAATGAAATGTCAATCGCTCCCAATGTCGGTGCGCTTCATGCAGTCCTTGGAAAGTTAAGAACTGCTGGCAAATATAATAGTGCAAAAGATGAACTTGAATATATTTTAAAGAAAATTCCGGCGGTCGGCGGTAAACTTGCTACTGCTGCAGAGCGGGTGAAAGACAGTTTAAAATATCTTCTCGTTTCGGGTGTCTTCTTCGAAGAACTAGGCTTCACATATCTTGGACCGATCGACGGGCATGATTTCAATGATCTTGAACGTAATATTCAATATGCCAAGAAAATGGATGGGCCTGTCTTGCTTCATGTTATTACGAAAAAGGGCAAGGGATACAGCCCGGCCGAAGACGATAAAATCGGTACATGGCATGGCACAGGACCTTATAAGATCGAGACAGGTGATTTTGTCAAATCATCTTCTGTGGCACCATCATGGAGTGGACTTGTTGCAGGTACGGTTCAAAAGATTGCACGTGAAGATAGACGTATTGTCGCAATAACGCCGGCAATGCCTGTCGGATCGAAACTAGAATCATTTGCAGCGGAATTCCCAGATAGGTTCTTTGATGTCGGTATTGCTGAACAGCATGCAACGACGATGGCAGCAGGTCTTGCGACGCAAGGGATGAAACCATTCCTTGCAATTTATTCGACATTTATGCAACGAGCTTATGATCAGATGCTTCATGATATTTCCAGACAAAACCTGAATGTTTTTATCGGTATTGACCGTGCAGGGCTAGTAGGTGCAGATGGTGAAACGCATCAGGGCGTCTTCGATATTGCATTCTTAAGGCATATGCCGAATCTGGTTATCATGATGCCGAAAGATGAAAACGAAGGTCAGCATATGGTGAAAACGGCTTTAGATTACGATGAAGGCCCTATAGTAATGCGTTATCCAAGAGGAAATGGACTCGGCGTAACTATGGATGAAACATTGCGTCCAATCCCAATTGGCTCATGGGAAGTGCTACGTGAAGGCCATGATGGCGTAATCTTGACATTCGGAACAACAATTCCGATGGCGCTGGAAGCTGCCAACATATTATTTACTAAAGGGATTCATGTGAAAGTCATCAATGCAAGATTTATCAAGCCGCTTGATACTGCAATGTTAGACATGATTTTTGCAACCGGAATGCCAGTTATAACAGTTGAAGAGGCGGTTCTCGCCGGTGGTTTCGGCAGTGCAGTACTTGAATACGCACATGATACACTTCAGACAATTGTGCCGATTCGACGGATGGGCATTCCAGATCAGTTCATTGAACATGGCAATGTTGACGAACTGCTCGCAGAAATCGGTATGACTGCAGGTCATCTAGTTGAGAATATGGAATCATTTATAAAAATGCAAGAAGTGGAAAGGGAACAAGTATGA